CAAAGCGGCGGATGTCGATGCCATCGACCTGGATGGAGCCGTCGCTCACGTCATAGAAGCGGCTGATCAGGTTGACCAGCGTGCTCTTGCCCGAGCCGCTGTGGCCCACCAGGCCGATCATCTCGCCGGGGCGGATGTCCAGATCCAGGCCTTTGATGACCGCACGGCTGCCGTAGCGGAAGCCCACGCCCTGCATGCTGATGGCGCCCTGCACCTTGTCCACCTGGACGGGCTGGGCAGGGTCGGGCACGTTACTCACGTGGTCCAGGATGTCAAAAATGCGCTTGGCGCCAGCGGCGGCCTTTTGCGTGACCGAGACGATGCGGCTCATCGAATCCAGACGCCCATAGAACCGCCCGATATAGGCGATGAACGCGGTGAGCACACCCACCGTGATCTGGTTGCGTGACACCAGCCAGATGCCGAACGCCCAGACCACCAGCAGCCCGATCTCAGTCAGCAGCGACACCGTGGGCGTGAACAGGCTCCAGGTCTTGTTGAGCTTGTCGTTCACTTCCAGATTGTGCTGGTTCGCGTCGCGGAAACGCTGGGCCTCGCGCTTTTCCTGCGCAAAGGCCTTCACCACGCGAATGCCGGGGATGGTGTCGGCCAGCACGTTGGTCACCTCGGACCACACGCGGTCGATCTTTTCGAAACCGGTGCGCAAGCGGTCGCGCACAGTGTGGATCATCCAGCCGATGAAGGGCAACGGCACCAGCGTAACGAGCGCCAGCCAGGGATTGATGGAGAACAAAATTGCCGCCGTCATCACGATCATCAGCACGTCGGTGATGAAGTCGAGCGCATGCAACGACAGGAACACGTTGATGCGGTCGGTTTCCGACCCGATGCGCGCCATGAGATCGCCCGTGCGCTTGCCACCAAAGTAGTCCAGCGACAGGCGCAGCAGATGCTCGTACGTGGTAGTGCGCAGGTCGGCGCCAATGCGCTCGGACACCAGCGCCAATATGTAAGTACGCGCCCAGGAGAGGCCCCAAGCCAGCAGGGCCGACAGCAGCAACCCCCCCAGGTACATCAGCACCAGCAAGGGGTCGATCTGCTTGCCGTTCTGGAACGGGATCAGGATGTCGTCCATCAGCGGGATGGTGAGGTACGGCGGCACCAGCGTGGCGGCGGTGGACGCCAGCGTCAGCGCAAACCCGGCGGCCAGCTGCTTGCGGTAGGGCCGGGCAAAACGCCACAGGCGCAGCAGCACCCAGGTAGAGGTTTGCGGCGGCTGGGCGCGGGCACAGGCCGGGCATTCTTCAGTGTCGGGCGGCAGGGGGGCATGGCAGGTGGGGCAGGCGGGCTCGTCGTCATCGGCGGAGACGTTGCCGGCACCCAGGGACAATTGCTGATCGAAACGCTGCACCAGGCGCAGCGCCTGCGGATGGTTCGCCAGCGTAAAACGCCACTGCGCCAGGCGCTCGGCCGGGTTGTGCAACTCCAGCGAGCCCACTCCACCGTGGTCATGCAGCTTGAGCGCCAGGCCCTCACCCAGAGGCCAGCTGCGCCATGTGGTGGTGCCTGGGTCGCAAGCCAGCAGCCGTTCGGACGTCACCACCACCCACCCTGCCGCAAAGCGCAGCGTGGCGCTCAGGTCAACCGGCAAAGCTGCCAACACGTTCTCTTTGGAAGCGAGCATGGCCCGCAAATCGGCCCCCACAGGGCCAGAAAAGACACCCGAGGCGTCCACAGAATGGTGATGTTGCATTTTTGGTTGGGTTTTCCGCCACCGGCTGCCTGCGGTGGCCGCTCTCGCGAAAGCAAGAATTCTCACCGATACTGCACGCCACGGTGCGACGGCATCCTCCTGTAACGTCTGTGAACGCCTTTTGGCTGACACTGCGCACAGTCGCTGGACTGGCGCACAATCATCGTCCACAAAATTCCCTCTCGTCCCCCTACCGCACAGCCCTTACCAAGGCCGGAACCACAACCGCTGCAATCCATGGCGAAACTCAACGACATCCAACTGCTTCGCATCAACTACCTGCGGGGCCCCAATATCTGGACCTACCGGCCGGTCCTGGAAGTCTGGCTGGACCTGGGCGAGCTGGAGGACTACCCCTCCAACACCATCCCCGGCTTCAATGACCGCCTGACGGCGTGGCTGCCCGCGCTGATCGAACACCACTGCGGCGTGGGCGAACGCGGCGGCTTCCTGCAACGCCTGCAGGAGGGCACCTGGTGCGGCCACGTGTTAGAGCACATCGTGATCGAGCTGCTCAACCTAGCGGGCATGCCCACCGGCTTTGGCCAGACGCGCAGTACCAGCCAGCGCGGCGTGTACCGCATGGTGTTCCGCGCCCGCGACGAGAGCGTGGCCCGCGTGGCACTGGCCCAGGGCCATGCGCTGATCATGGCGGCCATCAACGACCAGCCTTTTGATGTGCAAGCCGCCGTGGCCCGCGTGCGCACCGAGGTGGACGACCAGTACCTCGGCCCCAGCACCGCCTGCATCGTCACCGCCGCCACCGACCGGGGCATCCCCCACATCCGCCTGAACGACGGCAACCTGGTGCAGCTGGGCTATGGCGCCCGCCAGCGCCGCATCTGGACCGCCGAGACCGAATACACCAGCGCGATTGCCGAAGGCATCGCCAGCGACAAGGACCTGACCAAGAGCCTGCTCAAGTCCTGCGGCGTTCCCATTCCTGAAGGCCAGGTGGTCAACAGCCCCGAGGAAGCCTGGGAAGCCGCGCAAGACATCGGCCTGCCCGTGGTGGTCAAGCCCTCCGATGGGAACCACGGCCGGGGCGTGACGCTGGACCTGCGCAAGAAGGAAGACATCGAAGCGGCCTACCACGTGGCCTACCCCGAGGGCAGCGACGTGATGGTGGAGCGCTTCATCCCCGGCGACGAGCACCGCATCCTGGTGGTCGGCGGCAAGGTGGTCGCCGCCGCACGCGGCGAGGTGGTCAGCATCACCGGTAACGGCCGCAATACGGTCAAGGAACTCATCGACAGCCAGCTCAACTCCGACCCTCGCCGTGGCTATGAGGAAGAGTACCCGCTGGAGATCATCGACCTGGCCACCGACACCAAGGTACAGCTGGAACTCAAGCGCCAGGACCTGGACGCTGACTCGGTGCCCGCCGCTGGCCGCCAAGTGGTGGTGCAGCGCAACGGCAACGTGGCCGTGGACTGCACGGACGACGTGCACCCCGAGGTGGCCTACATCGCCCAACTCGCCGCCAAGGTGGTGGGCCTGGACATCGCCGGCATCGACATGGTGGCCCGCGACATCTCCAAGCCCCTGCACACGCAGGGTGGCGCGATTGTGGAAGTGAACGCAGGCCCCGGCCTGCTCATGCACTTGAAGCCTGCTGTGGGCGCGCCCCGCCCCGTGGGGCAGGCGATTGCCGAGCACCTGTTCCCCTCCGATGCCGATGACGAAGGCCCCGCGGGCCGCATCCCCTTGGTGGGCGTGGCAGGCACGCGCAACACCGCCACCATCTCGCGCGTGGTGGCCTGGCTGCTGCACCTGAGCGGCCACCACACTGGCCTGGCTTGCCGTGATGGACTCTTTCTGGACCGCCGCCTTGTGGAAGCCACCGACTGCGCCCACTGGGAAGCCGCACACCGCCTGCTGATGAACAAGATGGTGCAGGCCGCCGTGATCGAAAGCGACGCCCGCACCATCTTGCGCGACGGCCTGGCCTATGACCGCTGCCAGGTGGGCGTGGTGACCGACATGGACGGCGTGGAAACGCTGGCCGAGTTTGACGTGCACGAACAGGACCAGATGACCAAGGTCATGCGCACCCAGGTGGACGTGGTGCTGGCAGAAGGCGCTGCGGTGCTCAATGCGGCCATCCCCCAGGTGGCCGACCTGGCCCCTCTGTCGGACGGCGATGTGGTGCTGTATGCGCAGGACGGCACGCTGCCCGTGATTGCCGAGCACCGCGCCAAGGACAACGGCCGCGCGGTCTTCGTTAAGAACGGCCGCGTGGTCCTGGCCACGGGCAGTGCCGAGCATGTGCTTGGCGCCCTGTCCGACCTCACCTTTGGCCGCAACGCCGTAGTGCCCGATACCGACGCCCTGCTGGCCGCTATCGGCGCGGCCTGGGCGCTAGACATTGCCCCCGACCTGATCGGCGCAGGCATCAAGACCTTCGAGCCCGAGTTGGTCCCCACTGCCGCCCTGCGGTCTTGATGGCCCGCCGCGCGTTTGCCTTTTTGTTGTTTGACCTCACATCCCACGACTTGAACAGGGCCCCTGTGCCCTGATGGACCACTGAAAGAGACTTCCATGGATGTAACCCGCACCCGGGCCCTGCGCGGCCCCAACCTCTGGAGCCGCCACATGGCCATCGAGGCCGTGGTGACCTGCGCCGAGAACGAGCGCGCCGTGGGCCAGATGGCCGGATTCGAAGCCCGCCTGCGGGCCCTGTTCCCTGCCATCGGCGCGCTGCACCCGGAAACCGGTGGCGGCGACGTGTCGCTGGCCCACGTGCTGCAAACCGCCGCGCTGGCCCTGCAGGCGCAGGCCGGCTGCCCCGTGACCTTTGCGCGCACCACCGCCACCACCGATGCGGGCGTGTACCAGGTGGTCGTCGAATACAGCGAAGAAGCCGTGGGCCGCAAGGCGTTTGAATACGCACAACAGCTCGTCGAGGCCGCACTGGGCAACGGCAGCTTTGACGCAGACGCCGTGATCGCAGACCTGCGCGAGCTGGACGAGGACGAGCGCCTGGGCCCCAGCACCGGCTCCATCGTCGAAGCCGCCGTGGCCCGGGGCATTCCCTACCGCCGCCTCACACGCGGCAGCCTGGTGCAGTTTGGCTGGGGCTCCAAGCAGCGCCGCATCCAGGCGGCCGAGGTCGATTCGACCAGCGCAGTGGCTGAATCCATCGGCCAGGACAAGGACCTGACTAAGCGCCTGCTGCATGCGGCCGGTGTGCCCGTGCCCCTGGGCAAGCCCGTGGACAGCGTGGACGAAGCCTGGGAAGTCGCCCTCAAGGTCGGCCTGCCCGTGGTGGTCAAGCCGCAAGACGGCAACCAGGGCAAGGGCGTCACCGTCAACATCACCGACCGCGCACAGCTCGAAGAAGCCTACAAGAACGCCGCCGACTACGGCACCGTGATGGTCGAGCGCTTTTTGCCCGGCCACGACTTCCGTCTGCTGGTGGTGGGCGACCAGCTGGTGGCCGCCGCACGCCGCGAGCCGCCCCAGGTGCTGGGCGATGGCGAACACACCGTGCGCCAGCTGGTGGACGTGGTCAACCAGGACCCGCGCCGTGGCGAAGGCCACGCCACCTCGCTGACCAAGATCCGCCTGGATGACATTGCCGTGGCCCGCCTGGCCATGCAAGGCCTGACGCCCGAATCGGTGCCCGAAAAAGGCCAGCGCGTCATCCTGCGCAACAACGCCAACCTGTCCACCGGTGGCACTGCCACTGACGTGACCGACGACGTGCACCCCGAGGTCGCCGCCCGCGCCGTGGCCGCCGCCCAGATGGTGGGCCTGCACATCTGCGGCGTGGACATGGTGGCCGAGACCGTGCTGCGCCCGCTCGAAGAGCAAGGCGGCGGCTTTGTGGAAGTGAACGCCGCCCCCGGCCTGCGCATGCACCTGGCGCCCAGCTACGGCAAGCCCCGCAACGTGGGGGCTGCCATGGTGGACAAGCTGTTTGCCTACGGCGACGACGGCCGCATCCCCACCGTGGCCGTCACCGGCACCAACGGCAAGACCACCACCGCCCGCCTGATTGCGCACCTGTTCACCGCACAGGGCCTGCGCGTGGGCATGACCAACACCGACGGCGTGTACGTGAACGGCCGCCAGATCGACAGCGGCGACTGCAGCGGCCCCAAGAGCGCCCGCAACGTGCTGCTGCACCCCGAGGTGGACGCCGCCGTGTTCGAGACCGCACGGGGCGGCATCCTGCGCGAAGGCCTGGGCTTTGACCGCTGCCAGGTGGCCGTGGTCACCAACATCGGCGCGGGCGACCACCTGGGCCTGAACTACATCACCACGGTGGAAGACCTGGCCGTGCTCAAGCGCGTGATCGTGCAGAACGTGGCCCCCACGGGCTACGCCGTGCTCAACGCGGCCGACCCCATCGTGGCGGCCATGGCATCGTCGTGCCCCGGCAAGGTCATCTACTTTGCGAGCGACCGCCACCACCCCGTGATGGTCACGCACCGCGCCCAAGGCCACCGCACCGTGTATGTGGATGGCGACTCCATCGTGGCCTCGGAAGGCTCGTGGCGCGAGACCATCCACCTGCGTGACGTGCCCATCACGCGCAACGGCAAGATCGGCTTCCAGGTCGAGAACGTCATGGCCTCTGTGGCCGCAGCCTGGGGCGTGGGCATGCCCTGGCAGACTATCCGCCGGGGCCTGTCGGGCTTTGTGAACGACAGCGACAACGCCCCTGGCCGCTTCAACATCATGGACTACCGGGGTGCGACGGTGATCGCCGACTACGGCCACAACCCCGACGCCATGCGCGCGCTGGTGCAGGCCGTAGACGCCCTGCCCGGCAAGCGCCGCAGCGTGGTCATCAGCGGCGCGGGCGACCGGCGCGACGAAGACATCCGCGAGCAGACCGTGATTTTGGGCGCCGCGTTTGATGACGTGATCCTGTACCAGGACGCCGCCCAGCGTGGCCGCGCCGACGGCGAAGTGATGGCCCTGCTGCGCGAAGGCCTGGCGGGCGCCCCCCGCACCACGCATGTGGAAGAGATCCGTGGCGAGTTCATCGCCATCGACGCGGCGCTGGCCCGCCTGCAACCCGGCGACCTGTGCCTGGTGCTGGTGGACCAGGTGGAAGAAGCCCTGGCCCACTTGGCCCAGCGCTGCACCGAAGGCGAGACCACGGCATGACCGCCGCGCGCACGCTGGCAGCCGCAGCCGCTGTGGCCCTTGCTGCCCTCACCGCCCTTGCAGGCGGCGCAGCGCAGGCTGCAACTGCCGAAAAGATCGGCACCGTGGACACAGCCTTCCAGTGGATCGGCCGCGACCACGACATCATCGTCGAGGCCTATGACGACCCCGGCGTGCAGGGCGTGACCTGCTACGTGTCGCGCGCCCGCATCGGCGGCATCAAGGGCACCCTGGGCCTGGCCGAAGACCGCGCCGAGGCCTCCATTGCCTGCCGCCAGGTGGGGCCCATCAGTTTTCCCGAGCCGTTGAAAAAGCAGGAAGAAGTGTTCAGCGAACGCATGTCCATCCTGTTCAAGCGCCTGCGCATCGTGCGCATGGTGGACCCGGCCCGCAACACGCTGGTGTACCTCACCTACTCCGACAAGCTCATCGACGGCTCTCCGCAGAACAGCGTGACCGCAGTGCCGGTGGACCGCGCCACCGCCATCCCGCTGCGCAAGTGACGGGCCCACGCAGCTGCCCAGGCACAGCGCACACACAAAAAAAGGGGCCTTGGGCCCCTTTTTTTGATAAAAACCGCCGGTAGCGCTAGTGCAACATGCCCAAGCAGCTATCAAATAAATAGCAATCAACCCTGCGTGGCAATCTGCCGCAGTGCCTGCTCAAACACCTCCACCGGCTGCCCACCCTGGATCAGGTGGCGCTCGTTGATGATGATGGCAGGCACCGAATGGATGCCGTTTTGCAGATAGAACTGCTCGCGTTCGCGCACCTCGTCGGCGTAGCGGTCTGAGGCCAGCAGCGCACGCGCCTCGGCCGCATCCAGCCCCACTTCGCTCGCCACGCGCACCAGCACCTCGTGGTTGCTCGGGTCCTGCCCGTCGGTGAAATACGCCTTGAACAGCGCCTTCTTCAGCGCAGCCTGCACGCCCTTCTCTTCGGCCCAGTGCAGCAGGCGGTGTGCATCAAAGGTGTTGTAGATGCGGCTGCGCTTGTCCATGCTGAAGGTGAACCCGAGGGCCGCACCGCGCGCCGCAATGGCCTCGCGGTTCTTCTGGCTCTGCTCGGGCGTGGCGCCGTACTTTTCTTGCAGGTGCTCGCCAATGTCCTGGCCCTCTGGCCCCATCTGCGGATTCAGCTCGAACGGCTGAAAGTGCAGATCCAGCGCGACCTCGCCCTGAAGCCGGTCCGCTGCCTGCTCCAGCGCCTTGAGGCCGATGATGCACCAGGGGCAGGAGACATCGGAGACGAAATCGATTTTGAGGGTGGTGGTCATGGGTCAAGTCTGTGGATGGCAAGCCAGGATGGTAGGACGGGCTTCAAAACCGCGGAGGCCGCAGGCTTAATGAGCGCCTCCGGTAGCGATTGAAGCGCTGTCCAACCAGAGTGTGCCGCCAGTATCACACCACCATGGGCGTTGCTGCGC
Above is a window of Acidovorax sp. KKS102 DNA encoding:
- the cphA gene encoding cyanophycin synthetase, which translates into the protein MDVTRTRALRGPNLWSRHMAIEAVVTCAENERAVGQMAGFEARLRALFPAIGALHPETGGGDVSLAHVLQTAALALQAQAGCPVTFARTTATTDAGVYQVVVEYSEEAVGRKAFEYAQQLVEAALGNGSFDADAVIADLRELDEDERLGPSTGSIVEAAVARGIPYRRLTRGSLVQFGWGSKQRRIQAAEVDSTSAVAESIGQDKDLTKRLLHAAGVPVPLGKPVDSVDEAWEVALKVGLPVVVKPQDGNQGKGVTVNITDRAQLEEAYKNAADYGTVMVERFLPGHDFRLLVVGDQLVAAARREPPQVLGDGEHTVRQLVDVVNQDPRRGEGHATSLTKIRLDDIAVARLAMQGLTPESVPEKGQRVILRNNANLSTGGTATDVTDDVHPEVAARAVAAAQMVGLHICGVDMVAETVLRPLEEQGGGFVEVNAAPGLRMHLAPSYGKPRNVGAAMVDKLFAYGDDGRIPTVAVTGTNGKTTTARLIAHLFTAQGLRVGMTNTDGVYVNGRQIDSGDCSGPKSARNVLLHPEVDAAVFETARGGILREGLGFDRCQVAVVTNIGAGDHLGLNYITTVEDLAVLKRVIVQNVAPTGYAVLNAADPIVAAMASSCPGKVIYFASDRHHPVMVTHRAQGHRTVYVDGDSIVASEGSWRETIHLRDVPITRNGKIGFQVENVMASVAAAWGVGMPWQTIRRGLSGFVNDSDNAPGRFNIMDYRGATVIADYGHNPDAMRALVQAVDALPGKRRSVVISGAGDRRDEDIREQTVILGAAFDDVILYQDAAQRGRADGEVMALLREGLAGAPRTTHVEEIRGEFIAIDAALARLQPGDLCLVLVDQVEEALAHLAQRCTEGETTA
- a CDS encoding DsbA family oxidoreductase; translation: MTTTLKIDFVSDVSCPWCIIGLKALEQAADRLQGEVALDLHFQPFELNPQMGPEGQDIGEHLQEKYGATPEQSQKNREAIAARGAALGFTFSMDKRSRIYNTFDAHRLLHWAEEKGVQAALKKALFKAYFTDGQDPSNHEVLVRVASEVGLDAAEARALLASDRYADEVREREQFYLQNGIHSVPAIIINERHLIQGGQPVEVFEQALRQIATQG
- a CDS encoding CreA family protein, producing the protein MTAARTLAAAAAVALAALTALAGGAAQAATAEKIGTVDTAFQWIGRDHDIIVEAYDDPGVQGVTCYVSRARIGGIKGTLGLAEDRAEASIACRQVGPISFPEPLKKQEEVFSERMSILFKRLRIVRMVDPARNTLVYLTYSDKLIDGSPQNSVTAVPVDRATAIPLRK
- a CDS encoding ABC transporter ATP-binding protein translates to MQHHHSVDASGVFSGPVGADLRAMLASKENVLAALPVDLSATLRFAAGWVVVTSERLLACDPGTTTWRSWPLGEGLALKLHDHGGVGSLELHNPAERLAQWRFTLANHPQALRLVQRFDQQLSLGAGNVSADDDEPACPTCHAPLPPDTEECPACARAQPPQTSTWVLLRLWRFARPYRKQLAAGFALTLASTAATLVPPYLTIPLMDDILIPFQNGKQIDPLLVLMYLGGLLLSALLAWGLSWARTYILALVSERIGADLRTTTYEHLLRLSLDYFGGKRTGDLMARIGSETDRINVFLSLHALDFITDVLMIVMTAAILFSINPWLALVTLVPLPFIGWMIHTVRDRLRTGFEKIDRVWSEVTNVLADTIPGIRVVKAFAQEKREAQRFRDANQHNLEVNDKLNKTWSLFTPTVSLLTEIGLLVVWAFGIWLVSRNQITVGVLTAFIAYIGRFYGRLDSMSRIVSVTQKAAAGAKRIFDILDHVSNVPDPAQPVQVDKVQGAISMQGVGFRYGSRAVIKGLDLDIRPGEMIGLVGHSGSGKSTLVNLISRFYDVSDGSIQVDGIDIRRFAVADYRRHIGLVLQEPFLFFGTIAENIAYGKPEATREEIVAAARAAHAHEFILRLPHGYDSLVGERGQGLSGGERQRISIARALLIDPRILILDEATSAVDTETEKEIQKALDNLVQGRTTIAIAHRLSTLRKADRLVVMDRGEVVEVGPHDELMEKQGAYWRLYEAQARRAEEDAQAAGVIIDSSLLHPAHPAGNP
- the cphA gene encoding cyanophycin synthetase — its product is MAKLNDIQLLRINYLRGPNIWTYRPVLEVWLDLGELEDYPSNTIPGFNDRLTAWLPALIEHHCGVGERGGFLQRLQEGTWCGHVLEHIVIELLNLAGMPTGFGQTRSTSQRGVYRMVFRARDESVARVALAQGHALIMAAINDQPFDVQAAVARVRTEVDDQYLGPSTACIVTAATDRGIPHIRLNDGNLVQLGYGARQRRIWTAETEYTSAIAEGIASDKDLTKSLLKSCGVPIPEGQVVNSPEEAWEAAQDIGLPVVVKPSDGNHGRGVTLDLRKKEDIEAAYHVAYPEGSDVMVERFIPGDEHRILVVGGKVVAAARGEVVSITGNGRNTVKELIDSQLNSDPRRGYEEEYPLEIIDLATDTKVQLELKRQDLDADSVPAAGRQVVVQRNGNVAVDCTDDVHPEVAYIAQLAAKVVGLDIAGIDMVARDISKPLHTQGGAIVEVNAGPGLLMHLKPAVGAPRPVGQAIAEHLFPSDADDEGPAGRIPLVGVAGTRNTATISRVVAWLLHLSGHHTGLACRDGLFLDRRLVEATDCAHWEAAHRLLMNKMVQAAVIESDARTILRDGLAYDRCQVGVVTDMDGVETLAEFDVHEQDQMTKVMRTQVDVVLAEGAAVLNAAIPQVADLAPLSDGDVVLYAQDGTLPVIAEHRAKDNGRAVFVKNGRVVLATGSAEHVLGALSDLTFGRNAVVPDTDALLAAIGAAWALDIAPDLIGAGIKTFEPELVPTAALRS